A segment of the Necator americanus strain Aroian chromosome IV, whole genome shotgun sequence genome:
CTCGAGTATCGAGGTTTATCAAGCCCGGATGGACTAAAGATTTAGGAGGAAAGGGTTCagctaggagaaaaaaaattgtacaaaGTTGAGCAAACACCAGCAAAAAGTccttgttttatttctctgaTTTTCATCTGACTAAAGATTTGGCTTTGGAGAGTCTCCAAGCAGGGGCGGGCGGAAGAAGTATGTAGGGCCTCAGGGCCTCTTAACACTAGGCTGCCCATTTCACATATCCGAACCCTATATGAGcgagattttttatttattttcggcATCATTGGGATAATCACTAGATTTAGGTGAAACCGACTTCGCTACACTCGTCCAAGAAAtacaaatgataaataaaaaccCTGTAGCATAGTGGATTtcaggcgaaaaaaaaaaatgtcgccaGTCATCCGGAAATATGTAGCTACTTTTCAAACTGGCTCCTTTCTATCTACTGGTGTATTCCAGTGAAGGTCATATGGAATTACTCTGTTCCAACCATCTCCCTGTAACTACGGCATGGACCCGACAGCCCCCCCCCCCTACCCTGGGTAGAATTGggttcttcaaagaaaaaaaaacctaatgcTCTTCGTGGCCCACGCGAACGGGGAAACCATTAGGATCGGAATCCTCTCACCGGCGATCAGCACGAATGGAGGAATTACTGGCTTCGGCTCGAAAAGGACAACGGGAATCAATTGATCAAGGTGGTGTCAATCAGGTTCGGGTTTTCTCCTGCACAATTCTGGTCAAACTTCTCCCTGATTATTCCGGATATCTAGCAGTTCAAGAAGGACGGTGGTATCCTCCAACTTTTCCCGTGTGACTCATT
Coding sequences within it:
- a CDS encoding hypothetical protein (NECATOR_CHRIV.G13389.T1); amino-acid sequence: MEELLASARKGQRESIDQGGVNQQFKKDGGILQLFPCDSFLYTETEEHVVNYLLDQPQIDQTLFESNVSNIPRTD